The Thermus caldifontis genome includes a region encoding these proteins:
- a CDS encoding 2-oxoacid:ferredoxin oxidoreductase subunit beta, with the protein MLELKLADYKAEKQPDWCPGCGDYGILSALQMALFELGRDPSQTAIFSGIGCSAKTPHYLNVYGVHTLHGRVLPVAQGAKLANPHLTVVAVGGDGDGLGIGAGHFVAAGRRNVDMLYILYDNEVYGLTKGQAGPTLGLGEKTKSLPKPNPQGRINPLLLAFSAGYTWIGRGYAYDVKGLKELIKEGITHKGLAFLHVLQPCPTYNDLHTKEWFAPRLYRLQDEGYDPYVPEGLPPEELDKRMARFQEKAVEWGERIPIGVFWKAEVPTFEERLRAYLTRYPEVYPALGQQEALDLEGLLKEFTL; encoded by the coding sequence ATGCTGGAGCTGAAGCTTGCTGACTACAAGGCGGAAAAGCAACCGGACTGGTGCCCGGGCTGCGGGGACTACGGCATCCTCTCCGCATTGCAGATGGCCCTTTTTGAGCTGGGAAGGGATCCTTCCCAGACGGCCATCTTCTCGGGCATTGGCTGCTCGGCCAAGACCCCCCATTACCTAAACGTCTACGGGGTCCACACCCTCCACGGCCGCGTTCTCCCCGTGGCCCAGGGGGCCAAGCTGGCCAACCCCCACCTCACCGTGGTGGCGGTGGGGGGGGATGGGGATGGTCTGGGGATTGGGGCTGGGCACTTTGTGGCCGCAGGCCGCCGCAACGTGGACATGCTCTATATCCTCTACGACAACGAGGTCTACGGCCTCACCAAGGGGCAGGCGGGTCCCACCCTGGGCCTAGGGGAGAAGACCAAAAGCCTTCCCAAGCCCAACCCCCAGGGGCGCATCAACCCCCTGCTTCTCGCCTTCTCCGCCGGATACACCTGGATTGGGCGGGGCTATGCCTACGACGTGAAGGGACTCAAGGAGCTCATCAAGGAGGGGATTACCCACAAGGGCCTGGCCTTCCTTCACGTGCTCCAGCCCTGCCCCACCTACAACGATCTGCACACCAAGGAGTGGTTTGCCCCCAGGCTCTATAGGCTCCAGGACGAGGGGTACGACCCCTATGTTCCCGAAGGGCTTCCCCCAGAGGAGCTGGACAAAAGGATGGCCCGGTTCCAGGAGAAAGCGGTGGAGTGGGGGGAGCGGATCCCCATAGGCGTTTTCTGGAAGGCGGAGGTGCCCACCTTTGAGGAGCGCCTGCGGGCCTACCTAACCCGTTACCCCGAGGTCTATCCCGCTTTGGGCCAGCAGGAGGCTTTGGACCTCGAGGGGCTCCTCAAGGAGTTCACCCTCTAG
- a CDS encoding metal-sensitive transcriptional regulator, whose amino-acid sequence MTKTTELGQDTVENILKRLRRIEGQVRGLQKMVAEGRPCDEVLTQMTATKKAMEAAASLILEEFLNICAAEVSEGKVDPKKPEEIATMLRKFI is encoded by the coding sequence ATGACCAAGACCACCGAGTTGGGGCAAGACACCGTGGAGAATATCCTCAAGCGGCTACGGCGTATAGAAGGCCAGGTGAGGGGTTTGCAGAAGATGGTGGCGGAGGGGCGCCCCTGCGACGAGGTCCTCACCCAGATGACCGCCACCAAAAAGGCCATGGAGGCGGCGGCCTCCCTGATCCTGGAGGAGTTCCTCAACATCTGCGCTGCCGAGGTTTCCGAGGGCAAGGTGGACCCCAAGAAGCCCGAGGAGATCGCCACCATGCTGAGGAAGTTCATCTAG
- a CDS encoding 5-formyltetrahydrofolate cyclo-ligase, translating into MTLGELREEVWNTLARYDLALHPTPPHGHHPNFLGAKRAAERLQATPEFQRARLILVGMDAVLKPLREAALRAGKALLLPHPDRPGEFLLLKDLDPRRLKRVREAYRYGTKARLEGQPIDLVLIGAVAVDEEGGWVGKGYGFPQAWLSVDAPFATLAHALMVYAKLPVEPERRVDLIATPARLIRP; encoded by the coding sequence ATGACCTTGGGTGAACTTAGGGAAGAGGTCTGGAACACCCTGGCCCGCTACGACCTGGCCCTCCACCCCACGCCCCCCCACGGCCACCATCCCAACTTTCTGGGGGCTAAGAGGGCGGCGGAGCGCCTCCAAGCCACCCCCGAGTTCCAAAGGGCCAGGCTCATCCTGGTGGGGATGGATGCCGTCTTAAAACCCTTAAGGGAAGCGGCCCTAAGGGCGGGGAAAGCCCTCCTCCTCCCCCATCCCGACCGGCCGGGGGAGTTTTTGCTCCTTAAGGACCTGGACCCAAGGAGGCTCAAGCGGGTGCGGGAGGCCTACCGCTATGGGACAAAGGCCCGCCTCGAGGGCCAGCCCATAGACCTGGTGCTCATCGGGGCCGTGGCCGTGGACGAGGAGGGGGGCTGGGTGGGAAAGGGCTACGGCTTCCCCCAGGCCTGGCTTTCCGTGGACGCCCCCTTCGCCACCCTAGCCCATGCCCTCATGGTCTACGCCAAGTTGCCCGTGGAACCCGAGCGCCGGGTGGACCTGATCGCCACCCCGGCGCGGCTCATCCGGCCCTAG
- a CDS encoding phosphohydrolase, translating into MRKRLRRLFQAFFPRGEKPDDAFALAFLQGEERALYLSMDPRDRAHGVRVAQRLLKRYPDAPPFAVRAALLHDAGKAVRPYRPLERILTGLYTPPIPPYPLRGGLMGAFQVRCHHPLYAAERIQDPEVRTLVLEHHRPQSLWGKRLHWADQEE; encoded by the coding sequence GTGCGGAAGAGGCTTAGGCGCCTCTTCCAGGCCTTCTTTCCTCGAGGGGAAAAGCCGGACGATGCCTTCGCTTTGGCCTTTTTGCAAGGGGAAGAGCGTGCCCTTTACCTTTCCATGGACCCCAGGGACCGGGCCCATGGGGTGCGGGTGGCCCAAAGGCTCCTGAAGCGGTACCCGGACGCTCCCCCCTTTGCCGTCCGGGCGGCCCTTCTCCACGATGCGGGGAAGGCCGTAAGGCCCTACCGCCCCCTGGAGCGCATCCTAACCGGGCTTTACACGCCCCCAATACCTCCTTACCCCTTGCGGGGAGGGCTCATGGGGGCCTTCCAGGTGCGCTGCCACCACCCCCTGTATGCGGCGGAGCGCATCCAGGACCCGGAGGTGCGGACCTTGGTATTGGAGCACCATCGCCCCCAGAGCCTTTGGGGCAAAAGGCTTCATTGGGCAGACCAGGAGGAATGA
- a CDS encoding 2-oxoacid:acceptor oxidoreductase subunit alpha, with the protein MEDFTWRVGGPQGGGIETAATLFARAVAKGGWWVATKREYHSNIMGRHSYLDVRLSRKPVGTFREKVDMLVALDGETLARHLDEVRPGGVLLYDPKVLGLTVRGLPMLDHRVADALAERFRKANPSLQDLLAAFVEAGVQPLPYPYEEVADRIGAELGVPSLQARRTLNAIAVAASLHFLGFPLEPLLEALALQFRGKVLELNQRVAQAVYREEMPKLSFQLHLNGYEPGRVYLSGAQAAALGKLAGGLRFQTYYPISPATDESTYLEAHTAFTGADVAVVQTEDEIAAVTMAVGAALTGAKAATATSGPGFSLMAEGMGFAGMIEAPLVVTLYQRGGPSTGLPTRTEQGDLMFAIRGGHGEYPRIVLASGDIEDAFLDAQKALAWAWRYQTVVVHLLDKFLASMAQSLPKEALRVLSLDGEKRLEPRKEGFGPYERYAPSEDGVSPFIPIGTPGGFYWMTSDEHDLQGHITEDVVLREYQMEKRMRKLEAARKGIPPEDQYTLFRDGEVLVLGWGTVKGTLLEALDHLPEVGYLHLRLLWPFPEIGPLLEGKRLVTVEHNYSGQLADLVQQETLRRVHHRILKYNGRPITLDEAVEALRLVVSQEAPERLVLRKGV; encoded by the coding sequence ATGGAAGACTTCACCTGGCGCGTGGGCGGCCCCCAAGGGGGCGGGATAGAGACGGCGGCCACCCTGTTCGCCCGGGCGGTGGCCAAGGGGGGTTGGTGGGTGGCCACCAAGCGGGAGTACCACTCCAACATCATGGGGCGGCACTCCTACCTGGATGTGCGCCTCTCGCGAAAACCGGTGGGGACGTTCCGAGAAAAGGTGGACATGCTGGTGGCCCTGGACGGGGAGACCCTGGCCCGGCACCTGGACGAGGTCCGGCCGGGAGGGGTCTTGCTCTACGACCCCAAGGTGCTGGGGCTCACGGTGCGGGGCCTACCCATGCTGGACCACCGCGTGGCCGATGCCCTGGCGGAACGCTTCCGCAAAGCCAACCCCAGTCTTCAAGACCTTCTTGCGGCCTTTGTGGAGGCAGGGGTTCAGCCGCTTCCTTACCCCTACGAGGAGGTGGCGGACCGGATCGGGGCGGAGCTGGGGGTTCCCTCCCTCCAGGCTCGGCGCACCCTTAACGCCATCGCCGTGGCGGCGAGCCTCCACTTCCTGGGCTTTCCCCTAGAGCCCTTGCTGGAGGCCCTGGCCCTGCAGTTTAGGGGCAAGGTGTTGGAGTTAAACCAACGGGTGGCCCAGGCGGTCTACCGGGAGGAAATGCCCAAGCTTTCCTTCCAGCTTCACCTTAATGGGTACGAGCCGGGCCGGGTCTACCTCAGCGGGGCCCAGGCGGCCGCTTTGGGCAAGCTGGCCGGGGGGCTTCGCTTCCAGACCTACTACCCCATAAGCCCCGCCACCGACGAGTCCACCTACCTCGAGGCCCACACCGCCTTTACCGGGGCGGACGTGGCCGTGGTCCAGACGGAGGATGAGATCGCCGCCGTGACCATGGCGGTGGGTGCGGCCCTCACCGGGGCCAAGGCGGCCACCGCCACCAGCGGCCCCGGCTTCAGCCTCATGGCCGAGGGGATGGGGTTTGCCGGCATGATCGAGGCCCCCTTGGTGGTAACCCTCTACCAGCGGGGTGGGCCCAGCACGGGGCTGCCCACCCGCACCGAACAGGGGGACTTGATGTTCGCCATTCGCGGCGGGCACGGGGAGTACCCCAGGATCGTCCTGGCCTCGGGGGACATAGAGGATGCCTTCTTGGATGCCCAAAAGGCCCTGGCCTGGGCCTGGCGCTACCAGACGGTGGTGGTGCACCTTTTGGACAAGTTTTTGGCCTCCATGGCCCAAAGCCTCCCCAAGGAGGCGTTAAGGGTGCTTTCCCTGGATGGGGAAAAGCGGCTTGAGCCTAGGAAGGAGGGCTTTGGCCCCTATGAGCGCTATGCGCCCTCGGAGGATGGCGTTTCCCCCTTTATCCCCATCGGGACCCCTGGGGGCTTTTACTGGATGACCTCGGACGAACACGACCTCCAGGGCCACATCACCGAGGACGTGGTCCTCCGGGAATACCAGATGGAAAAGCGTATGCGAAAGCTGGAGGCCGCCCGCAAGGGGATTCCCCCAGAGGACCAGTACACCCTCTTCCGGGATGGGGAGGTCTTAGTCCTGGGCTGGGGCACGGTGAAGGGCACCCTTTTGGAAGCCCTAGACCATCTCCCGGAGGTAGGGTACCTGCACCTCAGGCTCCTTTGGCCCTTCCCCGAGATTGGCCCCCTTCTGGAGGGAAAAAGGCTGGTTACGGTGGAGCACAACTACTCGGGGCAGCTGGCGGACCTGGTGCAACAGGAGACCTTGAGGCGGGTGCACCATCGCATCCTGAAGTACAACGGCCGCCCCATCACCCTGGATGAGGCGGTGGAGGCCTTGAGGCTGGTGGTTTCCCAAGAGGCGCCGGAGCGCTTGGTGTTGAGGAAGGGAGTCTAA
- the argB gene encoding acetylglutamate kinase gives MSDPLLVKVGGSLRGAEALLEELAGYPGPLVLVHGGGPEIGAWLSRLGWESRFEGGLRVTPPEHMEVVEMSLCLTGKRLAEGLSRKGRRALSLSGRDALCLKGQALPHLGRVGEVIGVEVGLLLDLLEKGYTPLLAPIALDEEGPLNVNADTAASAVAGALGWPALFLTDVPGVLRDPKDPSTRFPHLTPKEVAELKASGVIQGGMIPKVEAALRALEAGAPWAAIARGERGVVAGVLQGERGTRFTL, from the coding sequence TTGAGTGATCCCCTTTTGGTAAAGGTGGGCGGAAGCCTTAGGGGCGCCGAGGCTCTCCTGGAGGAGCTGGCGGGCTACCCCGGCCCCCTGGTCCTGGTGCACGGGGGTGGGCCGGAGATCGGGGCCTGGCTTTCCCGCCTGGGCTGGGAAAGCCGCTTTGAGGGGGGGCTAAGGGTAACGCCTCCTGAGCACATGGAGGTGGTGGAGATGAGCCTATGCCTCACGGGGAAGCGCCTGGCGGAGGGGCTTTCCCGAAAGGGCCGAAGGGCCCTTTCCCTTTCCGGGCGGGACGCCCTTTGCCTTAAGGGCCAAGCCCTCCCCCACCTGGGCCGGGTGGGGGAGGTGATAGGGGTGGAGGTGGGCCTGCTCCTGGACCTCCTGGAAAAGGGCTACACCCCCCTCCTCGCCCCCATCGCCCTGGACGAGGAAGGCCCCTTGAACGTGAACGCCGACACCGCCGCCTCCGCGGTGGCCGGGGCCTTGGGGTGGCCCGCCCTTTTCCTCACGGATGTGCCCGGGGTCTTAAGGGACCCCAAAGACCCCTCCACCCGCTTCCCCCACCTCACGCCAAAGGAGGTGGCGGAGCTGAAAGCCTCAGGGGTGATCCAAGGAGGCATGATCCCCAAGGTGGAGGCGGCCTTAAGGGCCCTAGAGGCAGGGGCTCCCTGGGCGGCCATCGCTCGCGGGGAAAGGGGGGTGGTGGCCGGGGTCTTGCAGGGGGAGAGGGGAACCCGGTTCACCCTTTAG
- the dnaX gene encoding DNA polymerase III subunit gamma/tau: MGALYRKLRPLTFQELVGQEHVKEPLMRAVREGRLAQAYLFSGPRGVGKTTTARLLAMAVGCQGAERPCGVCAHCQAVQKGAHPDVVEIDAASNNSVEDVRELRERILLAPLSAPRKVFILDEAHMLSKSAFNALLKTLEEPPPHVLFIFATTEPERMPPTILSRTQHYRFRRLTEEEIASKLWRILKEMGREADGDALLLVARLSDGALRDAESLLDRLLLLEGPLTRKRVEEALGLPPKEALSRLARGLARGDLKEVLSLARGLYAQGFAPRSLVGGLMEVIREALYAAYGLPGEGMEAPPEALLGALTALDEAMERMAKRSDLLALEASLLQAARVFPSGLGKGEVWPAAGLPTGEAPQVGALAPEGPAHWPKQAASGEDLPEFHPTQPLAPPSPKEAGPPGGEEGDQAGRWRAFLEALKPTLRAFLREARPSLEEGRLLLRFPESKAFHHRRAEEQRATLLPLVRAHFGVEELVFLLEKKSLNPRPLSRNLPLPEEKPTRGGPAEEPKASEPSSVALPEGDLREGRGSPEGRVEPDPWEAMPGLVEGFPSGEAPWRKPPDPPGQEVQAEVPPRDPGDPNRRLAEIARLLGARLLWVRRPRLPEAEEPVSEDDIGGTGI, translated from the coding sequence GTGGGTGCCCTGTACCGCAAGCTCCGCCCCCTCACCTTCCAGGAGCTGGTGGGCCAGGAGCACGTGAAGGAGCCCCTCATGCGGGCCGTCCGGGAAGGACGGCTGGCCCAGGCCTACCTCTTTTCCGGTCCCCGGGGGGTGGGGAAGACCACCACCGCCCGGCTTTTGGCCATGGCCGTGGGATGCCAGGGGGCGGAGCGCCCCTGCGGGGTTTGTGCCCACTGCCAGGCGGTGCAGAAGGGGGCCCACCCCGATGTGGTGGAGATCGACGCCGCCAGCAACAACTCGGTGGAGGACGTGCGGGAGCTGAGGGAGAGGATCCTCCTGGCTCCCCTTTCCGCCCCCAGGAAGGTCTTCATCCTGGACGAGGCCCATATGCTCTCCAAAAGCGCCTTCAATGCCCTCCTGAAGACCCTGGAGGAGCCCCCACCCCACGTGCTCTTCATCTTCGCCACCACCGAGCCCGAAAGGATGCCCCCCACCATCCTTTCCCGCACCCAGCACTACCGCTTTCGCCGCCTCACGGAGGAGGAGATCGCCTCTAAGCTCTGGCGCATCCTCAAGGAGATGGGAAGGGAGGCGGACGGGGATGCCCTCCTCCTGGTGGCCAGGCTTTCGGACGGGGCGCTTAGGGATGCGGAAAGCCTTCTGGACCGCCTGCTCCTCCTGGAGGGCCCCCTGACCCGCAAGCGGGTGGAGGAGGCCTTGGGCCTTCCGCCCAAGGAAGCCCTATCCCGCCTGGCCCGGGGCCTGGCCCGGGGGGACCTCAAGGAGGTGCTTTCCCTGGCCAGGGGGCTTTACGCCCAGGGCTTCGCCCCGAGAAGCCTGGTGGGGGGGCTCATGGAGGTGATCCGGGAGGCCCTCTACGCCGCCTACGGCCTGCCGGGGGAGGGGATGGAGGCTCCTCCCGAGGCCTTGCTGGGGGCTCTCACCGCCCTGGACGAGGCCATGGAGCGCATGGCCAAGCGCTCGGACCTCCTGGCCCTGGAAGCTTCCCTGTTGCAGGCGGCAAGGGTTTTCCCCTCCGGGCTGGGTAAGGGGGAGGTCTGGCCCGCGGCCGGCCTTCCTACTGGGGAAGCGCCGCAGGTGGGGGCTCTTGCGCCTGAAGGGCCAGCCCATTGGCCTAAGCAAGCGGCCTCCGGGGAGGACCTGCCCGAGTTCCACCCCACCCAGCCCTTGGCGCCGCCAAGCCCTAAGGAGGCGGGTCCCCCCGGGGGGGAGGAGGGGGATCAGGCGGGGAGGTGGAGGGCCTTCCTCGAGGCCCTGAAGCCCACCCTACGGGCCTTCCTCAGGGAGGCCCGGCCAAGCTTGGAGGAGGGGCGCCTTTTGCTCCGCTTCCCCGAGAGCAAGGCCTTCCACCACAGACGGGCTGAGGAGCAGAGGGCTACCCTTCTTCCCCTGGTGCGGGCCCACTTCGGGGTGGAGGAATTGGTCTTCCTCCTGGAAAAAAAAAGCCTAAACCCTAGGCCCCTTTCCCGAAACCTCCCATTGCCCGAGGAAAAACCCACCCGGGGTGGGCCGGCCGAAGAGCCTAAGGCCTCCGAGCCTTCTTCCGTAGCCCTGCCGGAAGGGGATCTCCGGGAGGGCAGGGGTTCCCCCGAAGGGCGGGTGGAGCCGGATCCGTGGGAGGCCATGCCCGGGCTGGTGGAAGGGTTCCCTTCTGGGGAGGCTCCTTGGCGAAAGCCCCCGGACCCCCCTGGCCAGGAGGTTCAGGCGGAGGTGCCGCCCAGGGATCCTGGGGATCCCAACCGGCGCCTGGCCGAAATTGCTCGGCTCCTGGGGGCGCGGCTCCTTTGGGTGCGCAGGCCCAGGCTTCCCGAGGCCGAGGAACCGGTGAGCGAAGACGACATAGGGGGTACTGGTATATAA